From the Kazachstania africana CBS 2517 chromosome 12, complete genome genome, the window TTTCGAAGAGTTAACGCTCTGTTGAGCCAGGGACTTCAATGACATATCATTAACATTGTTTATTTGTGTTAATGTGTCACTTATTATCGAACTACACTTGCTGAGAACTCCACTGTCTATTTGGTCatgttttttctttgcgCTTAATATAGCAATTGAAATACTATCGAAAACCGATtccttctctttttctacataatttttgaaatactGCTCTagttcaaatattttttcatcagtCTTTATgcttttttctctctcttcTGTGAGTTTTCCTTCCAAAGAGAGAATTTGTTCTTTCTGAGTGTCGACTAAAGTCTTCAgctcttcaattttcttcaagtaTTGGGTTTTAGCCAGTACTAGTGCATCATTTGTCTTGAGATTCAAGTCTTGAAGGAACTGCTCCATACTGTGTCGTATATCATCAGATGATCCAATAGTACTTTTGTAAAGTCCTTTTATAATATCTGTATGTGAAGagtaaattttttccatCTGTTCTTTTTGAGGAGTTGTTAATACCCTTATATTCTCTTGGAGACAATTGTCCAGCTCTTCAATGCTTAGTATTGTACTGCTGAAATCAAGTTCCTGAGTTTCcgttaaaattttcttcctGAAGTTAATAGTATTGTCTTCCAACTCTTCGAAAACTCCACCAATGACTTCcttaaatttgatattatatGATGATAAAGTTGTCTGTGATTGTAAGATGAATTTCATTTGGTTCTCTATCGTTCGAAACGTTTCTACCAAGAAGtcataatatttttggGAACTTAGTTGCAAATCATTTCGTTCAGTAGATATGAGGTCTATAAGATTTAGGTTGTTTTCATGTATAGTGTTGATTTCAGTCTCAAATAGCTTGAAATTAGATTGATATTCCCCAAATATGCTGATAAGAGAGGCTTGCTTATCCAATAAATCATTCGACAATTCTTGAGAATTTTTTAAACTTGTCTCAAGTTCTTTATTTATTGCCGTTTGGTTCACGtatttctctttgaatttttttatctgtTCTTCCATATTAACAATCTTAGCTTTTTGTTCATCTACAAGAATACCGTTACTTTCATACAAATCGAATTGTTCCTGTGTTATATATACCCCATCTTTCTGCCTCGAAGCTTTCAATTCTTGTCTTAACCTTTCAATCTCCTGGACATATTCATTTATACAAACATCTTTGGACATAGATTGGTTAATTTGAGGCGTATTTTTAATAGATTTTGCACGAGTGGCGTATTCCAACGTGCTTATAGTCTCTTCCATCGATATCTTAGCTGGAGATACGGTTGCTATAATACAAGTTTTTGTTTTACCACCTAATGAATCTTGTAATAATCTTGTTAATTTGGATTCTCTGTACGGGATATGCTGCGAATGATCAACTAATGCATTAATGACACGGCCCAAAGTGAGCAAGGATTTATTAATCAGACCAGCCTCCTGCGCTCTCATATTTTCTGCCCCAGAACGGCTAATATTTTCACTACCTGCTAAATCCACCAAGTTCAATTTTCCGATCTTTACATATTGTTCCCCAGATACGGGATCAATCTTAGTAATATTAGTTGTAATAGTGAAAATTGTATGAGATCTGGAAGATAAATCATTACATTTAGTAGACGCAACTTTCCTCTTCAATGAACCTTCTGTCAACAGTTGTAATCCTTCATGTGCTGACTTTATGTATATCTCTTCCATACCCTTAACCAtaattgaagaatatgtattatttcttgaagACTTTTGTATCTTACTATTACCACTAGGTATATGgttatcaaatattctaaTAGATTCTTCAGTTTCCTTTGATTGTGATAACAAATCTTTTAATCtttcattatataattCTAAGAATGATATCTTCACAGAATATTCAGTTGATTCTCGCGTTAAATATTGGAACAAGTTAACTAAAACTCTGGGAATGATACCGGCATGCTCTCCTAGGAGAATTTTATCTTGAGATTCTAAATCACCAAGTATGTTTATGTCACCAGACATTGTGTAAGTTTTACCTGTACCTGTTTGCCCATAAGCAAAAATAGTACAATTATAACCTTGCAACATTTCATGGATGTAATTCTGCGCAGTAGCATTGAAAACCACTTCCTGATCGCTTTCTACTCCAAATACTTGGTCGAAGATGTAAGTTTTCTTGGTGTGAGACAATACTGAAGAAGGATCAGATAGAACAACTTCTTTACCTTGAGCACCCATAGTCGAAATAACCACACTactcttttcttcgatTTCCCTTTGATTTCTTGATCTACAACGTACGTAGACTTGTATATTGGAACCCAACTCACTCTCAAAATCTGGAGAATCTGGGTGCGAGTTGCTCAAAGCTGAAGTAGTCCTAGATCTTCTGACCGTACTATCCGCAATTGTACGTCTTCTCATCTCCGTCGACAGGGTTCTCTTTGAACGTGCAGCAGATGCACTTGTGGATCGCTCAAAATGCAGCATAATATGGATATCTATATCAAACGAGAACTTGATTTGGTGTAAGTCTACCAATTGAGAGTACCTTCTCTTTACGTGTTTGTTTACACAAAATTGCACTATTTAATTTTACCGCTCATCGGGAGtttcaaatcttgaaaaaaaccAATAGGCCTGATGTGGCAAAAAAATGACACAACAAAACAATCGAAAAATGTAGATTAGCCCACCGTTTCCGAGCTGTGGCATTGTAAGCCACAATGCAAATCTAAAAAGTGTCATTTAATGACACAGCAGAGTTTGGAAAAATACATTTTGCTATATTTCCCTCTTAACTCTCGTGTTCTGCATTGGATTTTCGTGTATAACGGTATGGAATGTGTTACGTGGTTTAAATAGCAAAGGAACCAACGTAGGGAGTTGTATATCAACTCGAGTCCTGTGGATTGGAGGAGCGGCTCCCACAGCTTATGCTATTGGCATGTTCTTGGTCGAACATCTTAATTTCTGTCGTAGTTGATAATACGATTTTTTCGTATACAGTTCAGTCATTCTGAATTAATACTGACAGGCACAGGTAAGCAAGCGTATTGTGAATCGATTTTATATACGTTAAGACCTATCTTATGGAAAGGAGGAAATATGCTCATGTACTAGAGATAAGAAAGGCTGCAGTTACTTACAATTGGTATGAAACTCGATGACTAAATTAAAAGCACCttaatttattgaacttCAGATTTTACTACCTATAATTGAACTACGAAACTCAGTTTTCATTCTAAAATGGTACGTTCTTTAAACTTTGCAGCGGGAATTGTCCTCTCGAGGTAATGAATACAAACAATAATACTTTCCATGATAGACAAGTGTGATCATTGAACAGTCGCTAGATCTAGTTCACAGATGTAGTGTCGCAATTGAGTCCATCAAAGCTTATGTATGGCATTGCACCTTCCATTGGTTTTTACATTACCACAGCAACCCTAAAATCCAACTTTATCACGTGATTCGGGCAGATAAAATAGGTGACGAATAAGCCAAAATGTTTCGGAATAAAGATACAGATGGTACCGTTTCCCTGGAACATCTATCCAGATGAAAGATGCTTTGGAACTTATAGAGGATACTTTAATTGTGGTTCGAAAAATATTGTGTTATTGTACGTTTCTTATTGGTCATTTATTGTGATTTCACTAtctaaagaattatttacCAACGAAGCGCAGCCGAAGTGTGATGAATTTACTCAAAATAAACTACTTTTGGTAAGACTGCTCATCCAAGGAAACGGTAATAAGTAAGGCACCGTAGTTCCATTATAGAGTAAACTTTTCTTAGAGCCAGTTTGAATTGTCCTTTGTTCGTTATTTGGATTACTAACGAATGCGTTTGagctttcttttccaaataGTAATCGCTAATTGATATACCATATAGAGGCAGAACGCAAGACAATACTATACAAATGGCCGATTccaatattcaaaatataaaaactTCGACATCTGAAACGGGGTTATTTCCACTTTCTAAGAAACGGCGCATTTCGGAGTCCATAGCAGTTGGTAGAGAGACTAATAATGTTTCCTCAAACGCGATTCGTAGAGATCATGCAGGAAGTCACAGACCCGTTACATCGTGTAGTCATTGTAGGCAGCAGAAGATAAAATGTAATGctaatcaaaattatcctAATCCGTGCTCTCGATGTCAAAAATATAAGCTACATTGTGAAATAGACCCATCCTTTAAACCGCAAAAAGGTTCACAATTACAAACCATGCGAAGAGATTTGGATGATTTGAAACTGAAATTAGACCATCTTTTGGGTAACCAGAGCATAATATCACAAGCTTTAAACCAGACTGCCGGTGGTAGAGAAATATTGCATAGTTTGGCCGTTTTAAATGAAAGACATAGCCAACCACCATCCGAGCTCGAAGAAGATTTGACTCCTACCAATACATTTTCTGCACAAACATATTTGATAAGAGGGCCTCAGCTGCGATCCATGAAAACACCATCAGCCAAGTCACCGTCATTGCAAGATCGACATCAAACGTTGCCTGCCAATTTCACCTTAGAGAATGATCACTCAGACTCCGGTGACAGTAGAATATCTCTGAGAGATAATAAGAGTAAAGATCAAATACTTGCGACCCCATCTCTTTTCGAAAGGGTCCCTACACCAGATGACAAGATTGACCAGTTTCTCCTTGGTGAAGTTCAGATTCCATTAGAAAAAGCCAACGAGCTACATAAGCGATTTGTAGATGAATATTTGCCGTATTTTCCAATCATGTTTACTAATTCAGCAGCAGAATTGTATTCTCAAtccaaattattattttggaCTGTTATGTTGACTGCATGTCTGTCAGACTCGGAGCCAACCCTTTACATTAAATTAAGTTCACTGATAAAGCAACTTGCAATTGAGACATGTTGGATGAGAACTCCAAGATCCACACATATATCACAAGCCTTATTAATCTTGTGCATATGGCCTTTGCCTAATCAAAGGGTGTTGGACGATTGTTCTTATAGGTTCGTTGGTTTGGCTAAGTCTCTTTCCTTTCAGTTAGGTCTCCATAGGGGTAAATTTATGGCAGAGTTTACTAGAAGTCAAACATGGATGCCAAACGCAGAGAAGTGGAGAACAAGAACCTGGCTgggaatttttttttcagaattatGCTGGGCAAGTATATTAGGGTTACCTCCTACTTCAAAAATCGATTATTTAGTCGATCGGGTGAAGTTTGCAGAGGACCAACCCTCTGTttatgataataatgatgaagaggaaaCCTCGTTTAAGTTACCCAGTAGATTCAAGAGactaattcttctttctgtATTTCAGTCAAATCTCTGTACAACAATGGATTCCAGTACTAACAGTCCGGATGGTTTGATAGAATGTGACCTCCGTGCATCTACTTTGAGTACGTTTGAAcaagaattggaagaaCTGAATAAAGGTTtggattttgaaaaagatgatgCTGTGCATATATATTATCTTTATGTGCAACTTATGATTTGTTGTTTTGCATTTTTACCAGAAATGCCTCTTAGTGTTCAATCTCAATATGTCTTGAAGGCTTATTCCTCTGCCACAAAAATTGTCACTCTATTGACAAAGTTACTGGAGAATCATCAGCTTATAGCATTACCCATTTATATCAGACAAAGCGCAACTTTCTCCGCCTTTATTCTGTTCAAATTGCAATTAAATTCAATGCTTTTATCtaagtttttgaattctgCTAGACAATCGATTGTAACAATCCATAGGTTGTTCAGAAACCAACATACTGCCTGGACAACCTCTGTAGAGAACGATATTTCTAGAACTGCAAGCACTTTAGAACGACTAAATATGGTATTGATTAGACATCCGGAGGTCTTTTTGATGGAAACTGGTATAATCGCAAAAATGCGCTCACATTTAACAGGGTCACTGTTTTATGACTTAGTATGGTGTCTGCATGAAGCAGGCAGGAGAGAGAATAGCTCTGGGGATACGCAAGCTAAGGAGAGTTCTAAAGTGTCATCAGATGTTGCTGGAAACAAGATGTTGTATCCATTACCTCTATATAATCACATTGCAAGAGAAGACTTCAAAACGGTCACAGAGACTACGCCAGGGGGAACAACAGTTACAACACTTGTTCCTACTAAAGATGCCCTACGACATGCTGAGGAATTGGCCAAGACCAATAAGGATACAGATGGAGTTGTGAAAGAGATTAATGGTATtccaatttcaatgttaGATGAAACGGGAAGTGTACGTCTATCCTCCACTAAGGGTAATTCTATCGCTTCGAATTTAGATCAAAGCCAAACAACTTCTGGTTTAAGTAAAATGGCCAATGTCAGGGCCGATGAAAAAGGTACCTATTCAAGACCACAACGGGCAGTTTCATCGATGACTTCCTCTATCAGGACAGGCCCAGAGTCACATTCCTTATTTACTAGAAGTACATCCACTGTGCCTCCTTCATTTCCTAATAATATGGGTGAAATTTCATCCTCTCGCGCAACCAGCAATGTAGAAGATTTCAACGTTTTGAATAACAGGAATACAGCATTTGGTGGGTCATTAGAAAATCAGGAAGAATCTAAAGCACAGGATTCTGATATAGATAAGGATAGTTCATGGAATATTCCACAAAGTGACCAATTGAACGATTTTTTTCAGCAGCAGACGGCTGGCTGGCTTGAAAACGGTCTTGGgaatgatgatatttttggTTGGTTCGATATGGGGACCGAATTTTAAGAAGTTTTTATATATCCAGCATATAGTCCTTTGAGTTTCAGTTTCAATAGAGACATTGTAGTATTCAGTATTTTGATTCTTATGGTGTTTTAGATGTTGAGTATCAAGGTTCGTATCTCGTTAATATAGAGCAAATATATCAACGCGTCAGCCTCGCACATTAGCTAGAATGCCAAAAATTACCGATCGCATCGATAAATTTAAActgaaatcaataaatgCTGGAAGAAACTCTGGCAAATTTATGGGAATACATTATTCGAGAGGTCATTTATATAACAGCTAGTTCCTGGCGATTTTGAGAGAAGAATATTATGTTAAAAAGATGGAGGTTAGCTGGATTATCTAGTGGGAAAAAATCGAGATCAACCGAGGATTTAAACGTTAATGATACATTTAATGTGGATAGTTCTTTTGCAACACTGCCTATTCTCGAAGTTACTCGAGTCTCCACAATGGCTTCGGAAGAAGGTAACTTATTAAAAACGGTAAAGACCTCTGAGGAAGACATTTGTCCCGAAGATAATGTCGAGCAAAATGCCGCTAATTCGACTATTGTACCGTATTTGACACCTCAACCGGggaacaatttttcatcgaCAACTTATACAGCGGTGGACCCGTCGAATACGGCCATTTTAGATGTTAAAGAATCTAATTTAATGCCTTATGGTGATGGAtccaataaaatttttggatatgaaaattttggcaaCACATGTTACTGTAACTCAATATTACAATGTTTCTTTAACCATTCAGTTTTCAGAACTAGCATGCTTTCGTTTCCCTCGAGTAATTCTGACGGAGAAAGAGCTCGTACGCTAGAAACTTTTGGTAGGtctaaaagaaatataaatgGCGTCAGCAAAGAATCAAGAAGCAGCTCAAACTCTCAAAACGAAATCTTAGAAGATGctacaaaatataaagcACAGGAGAAATTGGCCCATGGTAAAAAATTCATAGCAGGTCTACTGAAACGTCATAGTTCTAGTGCTGAAAATGTCAATTACAGAGGCGCTGAAACCATCGCTAAATCAAGTGAGAGTTCATTGAATATTGATGATCTCTATATAAATGACATGCCAGGGGATAAAATTCTACCAAAATTGTCATCTTTTGATGACGAAAACGTTCTTAACAAGACGAAAAAGTATGACGGTTTAATCGTAGGTAGACCTGTATCTCAGGGAAGAAAAGATTCCTCATCTAGCGTCTTATCTACTAAtgaaatatcaaatgaaaGCTCTGCTTCGGAGATAGATATGGACTATAACAGTGAGTATTTGTCAAGtgaaaaaaggaaaagaaatgcATTACTAAAAGGTCCTGTCCTAGACATTGATTCTATAGTCAACAAAAAACAAGATTCATCTTTGTATTATGCATTAAAGGACATTTTTGAGTGTGCAGTCGAAACCAACTTTCTATCTGGTGTAATTTCACCTGTCCAGTTCATAGACactttaaaaaaagagaatgTTTTATTTGATACAACAATGCACCAAGATGCCcatgaatttttgaactttttaATGAACAATTTGAGTGATTATATTTGGGCTAATAACAAAAAAGGCGATCTTAAGATAGATAATTTTGTCCAGGACATATTTCAAGGAAGTTTGACGAATCAAATACGATGCTACACTTGCGACAGCATTACTTCCACAGAAGAACcatttttagattttgCTATTGAAgtaaaagaagatgaaaatttaaatattcaaagaCATTTAGAAAGTTTTCATCAAAGAGAACTTTTAAATGGTTCTGATAAGTTTTACTGCGATCGATGTTGTGGTTTACAGGAAGCTGAGAGGCTAGTTGGCCTAAAAAGGCTTCCTAAAACGTTATCTTTACATCTGAAAAGATTTAAGTATTCCGAAGATAAAATGGCtaatatcaaattattcaacAAAATAGATTATCCCACATTTTTAACGGTATCATCGACTTTcgattcaaaattatcaaagcGTTATGAACTCGCAAGTGCAGTGATACACCTCGGCGATGGCCCACAATATGGACATTATATCTCGTTGTGTAAAACAGAAACGTTTGGATGGCTATTGTTCGATGATGAAACAGTGGAGGCTGTTGATGAACAAACAGTACTAAGTTTTACTGGTGAAAATTCGGATACTGCATATGTATTATTCTATAATGAAGTATCCGAGTACGATGAAGTAAAGTCATCCACGCAAGCTTATGAAGAATACAACACTCATATCGATCAATTGATTAGGCATGATGACTGTTTACATCATCTTCATGATGAACCTCATGATAAGCCCATCAATGACAGTTTCAAGACCAGCACAGCCTCTTCAATTAATCCTGAAAAGAATGACTCCTCATCAAAGATTGGAAGAAGGAAATCACGATTGCtcaattttatgaaaaaatgatagaataatatttaataaatattaGGTATATACGAATATTTTATACTATGATCTgagaaatttatttttctgtttttaTCAGTCGATAGTGTGAGAAAATAGGTAAGAAATTGACTCACCATTGTGCAATCTTCTTATTGCCTCGGAGATTACAGGGCTTATATCTAATTGTATTATCTTTGATGACCGTTTCTGTAAAGGAACAGTATTTGTGCAGATAACTTGAGATATTTCAGaactttccaatttttcGATAGCATTTCCAGAAAAGATACCATGTGAAATCATTGCGATGACTTCTTTAGCTCCGTTTTCTAATAAAAGCCTAGCCGCTTTGATTAGAGTGCCACACGTATCAGCCATATCATCAATGATTAGACACGTTCTATCTTTTGTGTCCCCAACTAGTACCATTTTTGATACCTCATTTGCCCTTTGTCTCTCCTTATGAATTAATGCAAATGGTAAATCGAGCTTGTCAGCAAAACTTGTGACCCTTTTTGTACCACCTGCATCCGGTGAAACTAATGTGACGTTATTCAAATCCATATTATCCCTTATATACTTCAGCATAGTTGGCTCAGCATAGAGATTGTCAACAGGTGCATGGAAAAAACCTTGAATCTGTGATGCATGTAAATCCATTGTTATAATGTGGTCACATCCAGCTGCCTCAAGTAATTTGGCGATTAATTTTGCCGTAATGGGGGCACGAGATTTATCCTTCTTATCTTGTCTAGCATATGGGAAATTTGGAATGACAGCGACTATCTTTCTTGCTGACGCAGCTCTACAAccatgaattgaaattaataattcCATCAAAAAATCATTGATAGAATGCTCACCATAGCCTGtttgaataatatacaCCTCTTCATCTCGGAGTGTCTCACCCACCACCACTGAGGCCTCTGTGCTCTGATACTGGTAAAGTCCCACTTGAGATAAGGGGATATTCAATCTGGTAGATATCAATTTGGCAAGTGCTGGGTGAGAATTGCCAGCTATCAGTTTTATATCATTTTGAGACATTGATTCTAGATTTTAGAAAGAAGAGACAGATGATCCTGCGAAGTTATTGTCCATTAATAAGCCATCAACTCTGATTTAAATCATTAAGTAATTGATTCGTTTATTAATGTAAGCTGGCGTCGTTTTGCGATGCCTTGTAACCCGGCTGTAGTCTCGGAATAGATTTTGCGAGAAATATGTAtatgattttgattatcGCTGTGATTGATCAGATGAATTAGTTTTCAACAAGGTTCAACAGAAAATCAACAAGTTCATTTATAATACACTATTCATATTTAGCATTAGCTAGCCATGGCCACAAAACAAGCTTTGAAGCGTTTAACTAAAGAATATAAGCTCATAGTGGAAAACCCACCTCCATATATTGTTGCCCGCccaaatgaagataatataCTGGAATGGCATTATGTTATAACGGGTCCATCGGATACTCCCTATTCTAGTGGACAGTACCATGGTACTCTAACGTTTCCGTCCGACTACCCATATAAACCACCTGCCATAAGAATGATAACTCCAAATGGTcgtttcaaagaaaatacgAGGCTTTGTTTGTCGATGAGTGATTACCACCCTGATTTGTGGAACCCTGGCTGGTCAGTTTCCACTATCTTAACAGGTCTTTTAAGTTTCATGACTGGTGATGAGGCTACTACTGGTTCTATCGTTACTACGGAtcaacaaaagaaattattagCGAAAAGGTCTATTCAATTTAACACGTTTAAAAACACCA encodes:
- the KIP1 gene encoding Kip1p (similar to Saccharomyces cerevisiae KIP1 (YBL063W); ancestral locus Anc_7.387), which translates into the protein MLHFERSTSASAARSKRTLSTEMRRRTIADSTVRRSRTTSALSNSHPDSPDFESELGSNIQVYVRCRSRNQREIEEKSSVVISTMGAQGKEVVLSDPSSVLSHTKKTYIFDQVFGVESDQEVVFNATAQNYIHEMLQGYNCTIFAYGQTGTGKTYTMSGDINILGDLESQDKILLGEHAGIIPRVLVNLFQYLTRESTEYSVKISFLELYNERLKDLLSQSKETEESIRIFDNHIPSGNSKIQKSSRNNTYSSIMVKGMEEIYIKSAHEGLQLLTEGSLKRKVASTKCNDLSSRSHTIFTITTNITKIDPVSGEQYVKIGKLNLVDLAGSENISRSGAENMRAQEAGLINKSLLTLGRVINALVDHSQHIPYRESKLTRLLQDSLGGKTKTCIIATVSPAKISMEETISTLEYATRAKSIKNTPQINQSMSKDVCINEYVQEIERLRQELKASRQKDGVYITQEQFDLYESNGILVDEQKAKIVNMEEQIKKFKEKYVNQTAINKELETSLKNSQELSNDLLDKQASLISIFGEYQSNFKLFETEINTIHENNLNLIDLISTERNDLQLSSQKYYDFLVETFRTIENQMKFILQSQTTLSSYNIKFKEVIGGVFEELEDNTINFRKKILTETQELDFSSTILSIEELDNCLQENIRVLTTPQKEQMEKIYSSHTDIIKGLYKSTIGSSDDIRHSMEQFLQDLNLKTNDALVLAKTQYLKKIEELKTLVDTQKEQILSLEGKLTEEREKSIKTDEKIFELEQYFKNYVEKEKESVFDSISIAILSAKKKHDQIDSGVLSKCSSIISDTLTQINNVNDMSLKSLAQQSVNSSKALITQFQDVADTIDKTSKTTALQLDQTIQDVPISKSFTLFKQKLLKSCGEEASKTLLEILEEFEQGQRESQLAISNCQSIQLSKLKHIIKEDTNITHTRLEAIKSSTEDLCKYILQGCKDNMNQISTTQTDIIQDHTNGLTSIMNALKPYLDKSATLHDCPETKVDAIASRMVDLPKFKKPHNYSIYEDLKLSSRVENSTSEVNDAIPLENRSPSHATYPAIRFNPSTPVPVPDQPLPKVLIPRSINSTAKRIHSFSPPLKYNFNKTPNTTNNLKRRFTFEGEANTMSKDDENDRSSNEMGDEKEAKKTRFETESPTKVD
- the SEF1 gene encoding Sef1p (similar to Saccharomyces cerevisiae SEF1 (YBL066C); ancestral locus Anc_7.389); its protein translation is MADSNIQNIKTSTSETGLFPLSKKRRISESIAVGRETNNVSSNAIRRDHAGSHRPVTSCSHCRQQKIKCNANQNYPNPCSRCQKYKLHCEIDPSFKPQKGSQLQTMRRDLDDLKLKLDHLLGNQSIISQALNQTAGGREILHSLAVLNERHSQPPSELEEDLTPTNTFSAQTYLIRGPQLRSMKTPSAKSPSLQDRHQTLPANFTLENDHSDSGDSRISLRDNKSKDQILATPSLFERVPTPDDKIDQFLLGEVQIPLEKANELHKRFVDEYLPYFPIMFTNSAAELYSQSKLLFWTVMLTACLSDSEPTLYIKLSSLIKQLAIETCWMRTPRSTHISQALLILCIWPLPNQRVLDDCSYRFVGLAKSLSFQLGLHRGKFMAEFTRSQTWMPNAEKWRTRTWLGIFFSELCWASILGLPPTSKIDYLVDRVKFAEDQPSVYDNNDEEETSFKLPSRFKRLILLSVFQSNLCTTMDSSTNSPDGLIECDLRASTLSTFEQELEELNKGLDFEKDDAVHIYYLYVQLMICCFAFLPEMPLSVQSQYVLKAYSSATKIVTLLTKLLENHQLIALPIYIRQSATFSAFILFKLQLNSMLLSKFLNSARQSIVTIHRLFRNQHTAWTTSVENDISRTASTLERLNMVLIRHPEVFLMETGIIAKMRSHLTGSLFYDLVWCLHEAGRRENSSGDTQAKESSKVSSDVAGNKMLYPLPLYNHIAREDFKTVTETTPGGTTVTTLVPTKDALRHAEELAKTNKDTDGVVKEINGIPISMLDETGSVRLSSTKGNSIASNLDQSQTTSGLSKMANVRADEKGTYSRPQRAVSSMTSSIRTGPESHSLFTRSTSTVPPSFPNNMGEISSSRATSNVEDFNVLNNRNTAFGGSLENQEESKAQDSDIDKDSSWNIPQSDQLNDFFQQQTAGWLENGLGNDDIFGWFDMGTEF
- the KAFR0L01730 gene encoding uncharacterized protein (similar to Saccharomyces cerevisiae UBP13 (YBL067C) and UBP9 (YER098W); ancestral locus Anc_7.390); the encoded protein is MLKRWRLAGLSSGKKSRSTEDLNVNDTFNVDSSFATLPILEVTRVSTMASEEGNLLKTVKTSEEDICPEDNVEQNAANSTIVPYLTPQPGNNFSSTTYTAVDPSNTAILDVKESNLMPYGDGSNKIFGYENFGNTCYCNSILQCFFNHSVFRTSMLSFPSSNSDGERARTLETFGRSKRNINGVSKESRSSSNSQNEILEDATKYKAQEKLAHGKKFIAGLLKRHSSSAENVNYRGAETIAKSSESSLNIDDLYINDMPGDKILPKLSSFDDENVLNKTKKYDGLIVGRPVSQGRKDSSSSVLSTNEISNESSASEIDMDYNSEYLSSEKRKRNALLKGPVLDIDSIVNKKQDSSLYYALKDIFECAVETNFLSGVISPVQFIDTLKKENVLFDTTMHQDAHEFLNFLMNNLSDYIWANNKKGDLKIDNFVQDIFQGSLTNQIRCYTCDSITSTEEPFLDFAIEVKEDENLNIQRHLESFHQRELLNGSDKFYCDRCCGLQEAERLVGLKRLPKTLSLHLKRFKYSEDKMANIKLFNKIDYPTFLTVSSTFDSKLSKRYELASAVIHLGDGPQYGHYISLCKTETFGWLLFDDETVEAVDEQTVLSFTGENSDTAYVLFYNEVSEYDEVKSSTQAYEEYNTHIDQLIRHDDCLHHLHDEPHDKPINDSFKTSTASSINPEKNDSSSKIGRRKSRLLNFMKK
- the KAFR0L01740 gene encoding ribose-phosphate diphosphokinase (similar to Saccharomyces cerevisiae PRS4 (YBL068W) and PRS2 (YER099C); ancestral locus Anc_7.391), which translates into the protein MSQNDIKLIAGNSHPALAKLISTRLNIPLSQVGLYQYQSTEASVVVGETLRDEEVYIIQTGYGEHSINDFLMELLISIHGCRAASARKIVAVIPNFPYARQDKKDKSRAPITAKLIAKLLEAAGCDHIITMDLHASQIQGFFHAPVDNLYAEPTMLKYIRDNMDLNNVTLVSPDAGGTKRVTSFADKLDLPFALIHKERQRANEVSKMVLVGDTKDRTCLIIDDMADTCGTLIKAARLLLENGAKEVIAMISHGIFSGNAIEKLESSEISQVICTNTVPLQKRSSKIIQLDISPVISEAIRRLHNGESISYLFSHTID
- the UBC6 gene encoding E2 ubiquitin-conjugating protein UBC6 (similar to Saccharomyces cerevisiae UBC6 (YER100W); ancestral locus Anc_7.392) — encoded protein: MATKQALKRLTKEYKLIVENPPPYIVARPNEDNILEWHYVITGPSDTPYSSGQYHGTLTFPSDYPYKPPAIRMITPNGRFKENTRLCLSMSDYHPDLWNPGWSVSTILTGLLSFMTGDEATTGSIVTTDQQKKLLAKRSIQFNTFKNTRFKIVFPDIVETNLKELERRTEQDIKEEESLLNDNKRDDPILKAAKERAIALDEIKDPSDRIRAENALRALENDDKRNTKEGSSQIYYIGFAICLFVLGLFMK